One Nitrospirota bacterium genomic window, GTAGAGTCCCAGCTTCCCAAGCTGGTTGTCGCGGGTTCAAATCCCGTCGCCCGCTCTTTGTTTGGCCACCGGTAAGGTCTCGACACGTTGGATCCGGCTCCTCAGCCCCTGACCGCCCGTTTCACCACCCTGCCTACCCGCCTGTACCTGATTCGGCACGGGGAGGTGGTGAGGGACAAACCCAATACGTACAACGGTCACCGGGACGTTGAACTGACTCCCAACGGGATCGACCAATTGGAGCGGGTGGCGGACCGCCTTGCGTCGACGCGGATCCGAGCCGTGTACTCGAGCACGCTGCGGCGCAGCCGCCAAGGCGCCGAGCAGATCGCCAAACGCCACGGGTTGCCGGTGGTCTCGTACCCGGAGCTTCGCGAAAAACACTTCGGGGACTGGGAAGGACTGACCTACGCGGAGGTCGCGGAACGCTTTCCGGAGGCGTGGGCGAATTGGTTGATCGATCCGCCCAGCGTGAGACCCAGAGGCGGGGAGACGTACGCGGAAATGCGGGATCGGGTGCTGAAGTCGCTGGCGGGGATTCTCGCCAACCATCCCGAAGAGGCATTGGCATTGGTCGCCCACGGGGGCGTCAATCGTGCCATTCTGTGCCACGCCTTGGGGCTCGATCTCAAGTACGTGTTCCGGATCGAACAGGGCTACGGCGCATTGAACATCATCGACTTTTATCCCGACGGGATGGCCGTGGTGAAGGTGATGAATGCCGAGCCGGAACCCTGAGCGGCCCGCCCCGTGGAGCGACGATGCGACTGACCACCATTGAGCAGCACATCTTGGCCCAGCAGAGGCAGTTCCCCGGGGTGTCCGGTGAATTCTCCGGCCTGCTGTATGACGTGGCGCTGGCGGCCAAGCTGGTGTCGAAAGAGGTCAATCGCGCGGGGCTGGGCGATCTGCTCGGCTCGCTGGGGGAGGTGAATATCCAGGGCGAAATCGTACAGCGGATGGACAAGTTCGCCAACGAGTTGTTCATCCGCATCTTGAGCAGCGGGGGCAAGGTGTGCGCGATCGCCACCGAGGAAAACGAGCAGATCGTGGAGATCCGCGACGGAGGATTCGGAGGCAAATACGCCATCAACATGGATCCGCTCGACGGGTCGTCCAACATCGACGTCAACGTGAGCGTGGGAACGATTTTTTCGTTGCACCGCAAGCGCAGCGCCGGGCGCCGTGGGGCGGAGGAAGATTGCCTGCAGCCGGGGGCTCGACAGGTGGGCGCGGGCTACGTGATTTACGGATCGTCCACCATGTTGGTGTATACCACGGGGCTCGGCGTCCACGGGTTCACCCTGGACCCGACCGTGGGCGAATTCATCCTGTCGCATCCCGATATCAAAATGCCCTCGCGGTGCACGATCTACAGCGTCAACGAGGGCAACGCGGCCTACTGGGACGCGGGAACCCGCGCGTACGTCGAGTCGATCAAGGCCGTGGATCGCGCCACGGGCCGTCCCTACAGCCTGCGCTACATCGGGTCGCTGGTGTCCGATTTCCACCGCAACCTGCTCAAGGGGGGCATCTTCCTGTACCCGGCGGATCACAGAGACCCCAAGAGACCCAGCGGGAAACTACGCCTGCTGTTTGAAGCCGCGCCCATGGCCTTCATCGCGGAGCAGGCCGGAGGGGCGGCCACGACCGGGACGGAGCGAATCATGGACATCGAGCCGACCCACCTGCACCAGCGCGTTCCGCTGATCGTCGGCCCGAAAGAGGAAGTGGCCCGGTACGAAGAGATGGTGAAACAAGCGAACCGGTGAGGGGTGAGTCTTTTGCCCTCTCGCCCCCTCGCCCCCTCGCCCGCTCTCCCCGTCGCTCTATACATGCTCCTCCTCGTTGCCTGCACGCACCAAGGGGGCGCTCCGTTTTCTTCACGGTCCTCGCCGACCGACGTGGTGCTGAAGGACGCGGGCGAGTCGGTGTTCCGATACGAAACCTTCGGGAACGAGCGGTTCTTTTCCGACATCCTGGGTCTGGACGAGGGGTTTGCGCGTCGGGGCATCACGCCCAATGACCTGCTGGCGGCCGGCGTGCAGTTGGACGCGGACAAACTACCGTCCGAGTTCCTCCTGGTGGACGTGGGCAGCGGCGTCTACGGGAACGCCGCGGCAACCATGCGGTTGATCGGGGCCAACGCGGTCATCGGGCTCGTGGCGCGAAACGGGCGCGTCGGGGTCACCTGCGCGTGGTGCCATTCCCGCAGCGATGGGCGGATTGCCCCCGGGGTGGGCCGTCGCACCGACGGCGTGCCGAACGCCCGGCTCGCCTCCGGCGAGGTGCTCGCCTGGGGAGAACGCTCGCGCGCGTATTTGCCGTTCGTCAACGTGTCGCGGACCGGAAGCGGAGTGGCCGTTGATCTCGGTGCGGTGGACGACGCCGAGGTATTTGAAGGCGCGGCGGACGCGGCCCTCCGGTCTTGGCCGCGGGGTCAGGCCGATATCCTTCCGGACGGCGTGGGCAATCCGACGGACATCCCGTCACTGTTCCTGGTGGGCCCCCACGGTCCGTACTTGTGGGACGGGTCGTTCTCCGGGGCGGAAGACGCGAATCAGTATTTTGCCACCGTGGTGCTGGATCCCACGGTGCTGGCGACTCCTCCCGGGAAAGCCTTCCTGGCCGACGGCCCGTTCTGGCCCGTCGGCGAGTCGTTGAGCCGAGCGTATCACCGCGCCTTGGAGGCGATCGACCCGGAAGGCGATTGGCCGCGGGCGGCCATCTTTCGCGCGAGCGTTTTCAAACTGTTCCATGACGCAATGGATGCCAAGTTCCGCGTCAATCGCGACGAGGTCGCGGCGTTGACCGCATACCTGGGCGGTGTGCTGCCTCCCGAGCGGGATCTTCCCGACGAACGCGTGATCGACGCCGGGCGCCGGGTGTTCCGTCGGTCCGGGTGCAACGATTGTCACTTGGAGGCGTGGGTGGCGGGTGGAGCGGTCGTGCCGCTGGCCACGCTGGTCGCCGGTTATGGTCAGGGCCGCGAAGCGCCCACGGTCGAGAATCCCGGCATGGGGTATGACGATCGCATCGCCCTGACGCCGGGGGAGGATTCGATCGCTCGTCGGGGGTACAAGGTGCCGTCGTTGTTGGGTCTTTCGTGGTCCGCGCCGTACTTGCACGACGGATCGGCGCCGACGTTGGAGGCGTTGTTCTCTCCCGAGCGGGGCGCCGGCGCGCCGCACCCGTACTTCATCGCTTCAGCCAGGGAACGGAAAGAGTTGGCGGCGTTCTTGATGGCGTGGGACGGGCGGGTGTATCCGTGAGGATAAAGATCGACCCCGTCTCTTACTGGATCTTTCCCGCGTAGATCTTCATGATCGTGTCCAGGAATTTGAGCGCTTCGGGCTTGGGCCGTTGGAAGGAATTGCGGCCGATGATGGAGCCGAAGCCTCCGCCGTCGCGGATCGCCCGGACTTCGCTGAACACGCGCTCGTCGTCTTCCTTGGCGCCCCCGGAGAAGATCACGATCCGTCGGCCGTTGAACGCGGCCTGGACCACGTGCCGGACGCGATCGGCCAAGGTTTTGATGGGGACGCTTTGCGACTCATAGACCTTCTTGGCCGCCGCCTGCTCGAGGTGGTCGGTCGGGAGTTTGACCTTGATGATGTGCGCGCCCAGTTGCGCCGCGATCTGCGCGGCGTAGGCGACCACGTCGATAGCGGTTTCCCCTTCCTTGCTGAGGCCGGAGCCGCGGGGGTAGGACCACACCACCACGGCGAGCCCCACGGCCTTGGCTTCCTCCGCGATAGCCCGCAGTTGCTCGTACATACTCTGGCTGCGTGACGATCCGGGGTAGATGGTGTAGCCCACCGCGGCGCATCCCAACCGCAGCGCGTCGCGGACCGATGCGGTTTGCGACGGCAGCGGATCCTTCTCGTCGTAGAGCACATCGTGATTGTTGAGCTTCAGGATCATAGGTACGTCGCCCGCGAACTCAGCGGCCCCGGCTTCCAAAAAGCCGAGCGGAGCCGCGTAGGCGTTGCAGCCCGCGTCAATGGCGAGCCGAAAGTGATAGTGGGGATCATAGCCTGACGGGTTCTGGGCAAAGCTCCGGGCCGGGCCGTGTTCAAACCCCTGGTCCACCGGCAGGATCACGAGCTTCCCGGTGCCTCCCAGGACCCCGTGGTTCAGGATACGAGCCAGGTTGGTCTTGGTGCCGGCTCCGTCGTTGGTGTACCCGTTCAGGATGGCGCGGATTCGGTCCTGCATGGCAGCCTCCTCAGGCTCACTCAAATGCCAAGGTGAGCAGTTGCTGGGCCGGTGCGGGTTGCGCGAAGCTGTAACTGCACAGATAGTTGACGTCCGCCAAATCCCGTTCGTCGATCGGGAAGGCCGCGCATTGGTTGGGCCGCGCGCTGTGATAAATCAAGCAGCGGGGGTTCTCGTCGGTGCCTCCCAGGAACGGGCAATGAAAGACCAACTTGCAGCATCGTCCGCAGCCCACGCATTCTCCCTGGCGGAGGGCAGCCTGGCGTCGGACGTATTCCGACGGAACCAGACAAAGAAAGAACCGCCGAATCTTGCCCCGGACCTTGGTGAAGCGCGTGGCCGACGCGCTGGGCATCAGGCGGCGTAACCGAGCCATTCGCATACGAGCTCCTTCTCGTGAGTCGATAAACGCGCCACTTGTACCACAACGACGCGCGCTCTGCAATCGGGTCGCGGGTGTCAGGTCGAGGACGCGCCGGCCAGGTCGGCCGCCACGGCGTTGAGCGTTCGCGCGTGGTCCGCCAACCGACCCGTCACGTCCCGCAGGCGTTGCTCCAGCCCGCTCATGCGCTCCTCGGTCAAACGCCGCTCGTGGTGCCACTTGGCTTCGGCTTCCTCCCAGCCCCGCTGGCGGTCCTCGAGCGTCCGCCGGGTATGATCGAAGGCCGAGCGGATCTCGCCTAGTTCCCGCCGGGCCGTGTCGGCTTCCACGCGCAGCGCGTGAAGCTCGGCGTCACGCGTCTCGATGTTCTGCCGCAGCGCGCCCAGCTCGGTGCGCTGAGAAGCCAGAGTGTCCTGAATGCGGAAGTACGCGCGCATGATCTCGCCGATGGCGTGGTCGGGGAACGTGGCGGTCGGGGACAGGGGGCGACCCTCGGCCAAAGCTTGCGAACTGGCGTGCAGCCAGTCGAAATGGGTGCAGAGATCCTTGAGCCAGTCAAACGGGGATGTCGTGGTCATGGCTGAATTCCTTTCTCCGCTTCGCGGGCACGGGAGTTCCGGGACGGCGGGTTCCACCACGGAACGCGCGGGCTCGCGAAGACTCCGGCATAAGGTTGAGGTCATCGCAGATAGGCATCGGTCACGTACCGGCGCATCATCCGGTGACTGTTGAAATACGAGGCATTCTTGCCGATCGCGTGTTTCATGACGGCCGCCCACCCTTTGCGGTTTTCGGTATACAGCGGCAGAATCACGCGCTCGAGCTTTTCGTACAGGTCGTTCGCGTCCCGCTGGTCGTCGCCCTCGGCCGGCGCCGTCTCGCGCGGCGGCGCCCCGATCGACCAGCCGGTGATCCCTTCGATGTGCCCCTCGATCCACCAGCCGTCGAGCACGCTGAAGTTGGGCACCCCGTTGTGCGTGGCCTTCATCCCGCTCGTGCCCGAGGCTTCCAACGGCCGCCGCGGCGTATTCAGCCAGACGTCGGATCCGGAGATGATCGTGAGCGCCATGTCCATGGTGTAGTCGGCCAGATACGCCACCGCGATCTGGCCTCTCAACGTCTCGATGGCGTTGAACAGGCGCTCGATGATCCGTTGTCCCGGGACGTCTTGGGGATGCGCTTTTCCGGCGATCACGACCTGGAGGCGGCCCTTCCCGATTTCGGCCAAGCGTTTGGGATCCGAGAACAGGAGATCGGCTCGTTTGTACTGGGTCACCCGACGGGCGAACCCGATCGTGAGCACGTCCGGCCCCATCTCCACGCCGGTCGTCTGCTTGACCAGGGCGAGCAGACGGGCTTTGGCCGATTGGTGCGCCAGCCAGAGCGCGTCGTCCGGGATGTTGTCGACGCGAACCAGCAGTTCGGGGTCGTTGGCCCATCCGGGAAGGTAGGCATCATACAGCGCCGCCATGTCAGGCCCGGTCCAACTGAAGCTGTGCACGCCGTTGGTGATGGCCGAGATTTCGTACCCTGGGAACAAGGCGCGCGAGACTTCGCCGTGCCGTTTGGCCACGCCGTTGACGAAGCGGCTCAGGTTGAGCGCGAGCATGGTCATGTTCAGCTCTTGTTCCCCGGCAAATCGCTTCATGACCGGAACCGGCACCGGCGCGCCGAGAACCTGTTCGACCAGATCGTACGAAAATCGGTCGTGGCCGGCGCCCACCGGCGTGTGGGTCGTGAACACACACAAGTCCTTGATTCGCTCCGCGTCCCAGATCAGATCCTCGTGCCACACGCTCTCGATAGGACGCCTGAATCGCTCCAGCAACTCGAGGGTCAGCAGAGCCGAGTGCCCTTCGTTGAGATGGTACTTCCGCACGGTCACGCCCAGGGCCTGGAGCATCTTGCCGCCGCCCATCCCGAGCACGATCTCCTGCCGCAGCCGGTAGGCCGCGTCGCGTCCGTACAGGAACGACGTGAGCTCGCGGTGCTCCGGCGTGTTCTCCGGGAGATCGGTGTCCAAGAACAACACCGGGATCCGGCCGCCGGTCGGACTCTGCACCCAGTACAACCACGCCGCAACCGCGACCGGCCGGCGGTCGATCGTGACTCGCACCTGGGCGGGCAACCGGGTCATCAAGCGGCTCGGATCCCACGGCCACGGGTGCGCCGATTGTCGCCCCCGATCGTCCAGCTTCTGGTGGAAGTACCCCTGACGGGTGACGAGGGTGACCGCCACCAACGGCAGCTTGAGATCGGCGCTGCTCTTGATGGTGTCGCCGGCCAGGACCCCGAGCCCGCCGCTGTACGTCGGAATATCGGTCCGCAGACCGATTTCCATCGAGAAGTACGCGATCTTGGGTTCGTTGGTCAGCGAATCGAGGGTCGACACGAGAGTTCACTATACGGCCAAGCGCGGCGCGAGTGCAAGCGGGTCGGCTGCAGGGAACGCTCGCAATACACTTTTGCTTGAAAATGCGAGAGGCTTGCGATACAACTAGCGCCATGCCGGGACCAGACGAAAACGGCCGCCTCGTCGAAAACGAAATCTGGGCGATCGGCGGGGGCAAGGGGGGGACGGGGAAAACGTTTCTGGCCGCGAGCCTCGCCATCGGTCTCGCCCGCCTCGGCAAGCGCGTGATCGCCATCGACGCCGATCTCGGCTGCGCGAACCTCCACACCGCATTGGGCGCCGACCCGCCCTCGGCTACGCTGTCGGACTTCGTCAAGGGCCGGGTGAAGCACCTGGCCGACGTGCTGGTGGATACGTCGCTGCCCACCCTGCGGCTGATCAGCGGCGCCCACGACTTTCTGGAGATCGCCAATCCCCGCTACACCGAGAAGATGAAGATGATCCGCCAGATGCAGGAACTGGACGTGGATTACATCCTTCTCGACCTCGGCGCGGGGACGTCGTTCAATTGCCTGGATTTCTTCCTGGCCGCGGACCGCGGCATCCTCACGGTCATCCCCGAGCCCACGTCGATCGAGAACGTCTACCGCTTCATCAAGAGTTCCTTCTATCGCCGGTTCAAGCGGGCGGTGCGCAATCCCGAGATCAAGGCGCTGGTGGCCAGCGCCATGGATCAGAAGAACGAACGGGGCATTCGCACCCCCCATGACCTGATCACCGGCGTCGAGGCGATCGATCCGGAAGTCGGGGGACGGCTGCGCAAGACCATGGCCCAATTCTCGCCCAAGTTGGTGGTCAATCAAGTCCGTTCGCAGGATGACGCCGCGCTGGGGCTGTCGATGCGGAGTTCGTGCTCGAAGTATTTCGGCATCCAGGTCGAGTATATCGGCTACATCGAGTACGACGACACCGTGTGGCGCGCCAACAAGCGCAAGCGGCCGCCGGTGCTGGAGTTCCCGGACGCCAGTTCCTCGCGCGGCATGGAGCGCGTGTTGACCAACCTCCTCAAAGGCGAACAGATCGCGCTCGATCTCTGCGTTCGGGGATGAAGCCGTTCCGGGAGCAGAACTTCTATGAGCTGCTTGAAGTGGCTCCGGACGCGTCCTACGAGCAACTCGCCCGCGCCTACGCGACGGTCAAGCGAACGTTCAGCCACAACTCGTTGGGGGCCCACTCGCTCTTCGACGCCAACGAGCGGAGCGAACTTCTGAAGCGGCTGGACGAGGCGTGGCACACGCTGTCGAATCCCGAGCAACGGGCGCGTTACGATCGGGAAGTCCTCGGTCTGACACCCGCGTTTCTGACCTTCGGCGACGAACGCCACGGGTCGGCTAGGCCGCCCCAGCCGCCGGCTCCGCCGCTGGCGCTGTCCGAGGTGACGGGCGCGACGCTGCGCGCCCGCCGTGAATCCATCGGCGTGCCGCTGCAGGAGATCGCCAGAAACACCCGCATCAGCATCGCGTATCTGCAGTTCATCGAAGAAGACCACGTCAAAGGCCTTCCCCACGACGCCTACCTTCGCGGCTACCTCACCCAATACGCCAAGGCCCTCGGGCTCGACCCGAACGTGGTCGCCGAGGGGTACCTCCAACACGCGAAAACGCTGCGAGGGCACAAGGGCTGACGTGTGACCCCGTGGCGCTTCTGCTAGTTGAAGCGCCACGGGCGACGCCCTCTTATTGCATAACCGCTTCAAGGAGTGTACACTGCGTCGTGTGCACTTGATTGTGGGGGCGCGATGAAGACTGCTACGGCGAAGGACCTCAGGCATAAGACGGCTGCGCTGCTCCGAGAGGTGCGTCGGGGCAAGCGCATCGGCATTACGTATCGTGGGAGGACCGTAGCGGAACTCGTTCCCCACGAGCCGGTCAAGGAGAAACCCTTCGAGCCGATCGGATTCGGTATGTGGCGTGATCGCAAGGACCTTCGAGACGTCGAGCGATGGATGACCCGACTACGCAAGCCACGGTACACCCGGTAATCCTCGACACGGACATTCTGATCTGGTACTTCCGAGCGAGCGCAAAGGCTCGGCGGTTTATCGAAGGGGTGCCTCATGAGCAACGCATCACGTCATCGCTCGTCCTCATGGAGCTCGTTCAGGGGTGTCGGCGTCCCGAGGAGGTCGAGGAGGTTGAGGCGTTTCACCGCCAGAACATCGCGCGGGTCGTGATTCCGGATGAGTCCGTCTGCAGCCGAGCGATCGACTTGCTCAAGCGGTTTGCAGCCTCTTCAGGCTTAAGAGTTGTTGACGCGTTGATCGCGGCAACCGCGCTCGGACATCGCCTCAGCCTTGCGACTGCGAA contains:
- a CDS encoding PIN domain-containing protein, which codes for MDDPTTQATVHPVILDTDILIWYFRASAKARRFIEGVPHEQRITSSLVLMELVQGCRRPEEVEEVEAFHRQNIARVVIPDESVCSRAIDLLKRFAASSGLRVVDALIAATALGHRLSLATANTKH
- the cobC gene encoding alpha-ribazole phosphatase; the encoded protein is MDPAPQPLTARFTTLPTRLYLIRHGEVVRDKPNTYNGHRDVELTPNGIDQLERVADRLASTRIRAVYSSTLRRSRQGAEQIAKRHGLPVVSYPELREKHFGDWEGLTYAEVAERFPEAWANWLIDPPSVRPRGGETYAEMRDRVLKSLAGILANHPEEALALVAHGGVNRAILCHALGLDLKYVFRIEQGYGALNIIDFYPDGMAVVKVMNAEPEP
- a CDS encoding class I fructose-bisphosphate aldolase, with the translated sequence MQDRIRAILNGYTNDGAGTKTNLARILNHGVLGGTGKLVILPVDQGFEHGPARSFAQNPSGYDPHYHFRLAIDAGCNAYAAPLGFLEAGAAEFAGDVPMILKLNNHDVLYDEKDPLPSQTASVRDALRLGCAAVGYTIYPGSSRSQSMYEQLRAIAEEAKAVGLAVVVWSYPRGSGLSKEGETAIDVVAYAAQIAAQLGAHIIKVKLPTDHLEQAAAKKVYESQSVPIKTLADRVRHVVQAAFNGRRIVIFSGGAKEDDERVFSEVRAIRDGGGFGSIIGRNSFQRPKPEALKFLDTIMKIYAGKIQ
- a CDS encoding type II toxin-antitoxin system prevent-host-death family antitoxin, with translation MKTATAKDLRHKTAALLREVRRGKRIGITYRGRTVAELVPHEPVKEKPFEPIGFGMWRDRKDLRDVERWMTRLRKPRYTR
- the glgP gene encoding alpha-glucan family phosphorylase yields the protein MSTLDSLTNEPKIAYFSMEIGLRTDIPTYSGGLGVLAGDTIKSSADLKLPLVAVTLVTRQGYFHQKLDDRGRQSAHPWPWDPSRLMTRLPAQVRVTIDRRPVAVAAWLYWVQSPTGGRIPVLFLDTDLPENTPEHRELTSFLYGRDAAYRLRQEIVLGMGGGKMLQALGVTVRKYHLNEGHSALLTLELLERFRRPIESVWHEDLIWDAERIKDLCVFTTHTPVGAGHDRFSYDLVEQVLGAPVPVPVMKRFAGEQELNMTMLALNLSRFVNGVAKRHGEVSRALFPGYEISAITNGVHSFSWTGPDMAALYDAYLPGWANDPELLVRVDNIPDDALWLAHQSAKARLLALVKQTTGVEMGPDVLTIGFARRVTQYKRADLLFSDPKRLAEIGKGRLQVVIAGKAHPQDVPGQRIIERLFNAIETLRGQIAVAYLADYTMDMALTIISGSDVWLNTPRRPLEASGTSGMKATHNGVPNFSVLDGWWIEGHIEGITGWSIGAPPRETAPAEGDDQRDANDLYEKLERVILPLYTENRKGWAAVMKHAIGKNASYFNSHRMMRRYVTDAYLR
- the fbp gene encoding class 1 fructose-bisphosphatase; amino-acid sequence: MRLTTIEQHILAQQRQFPGVSGEFSGLLYDVALAAKLVSKEVNRAGLGDLLGSLGEVNIQGEIVQRMDKFANELFIRILSSGGKVCAIATEENEQIVEIRDGGFGGKYAINMDPLDGSSNIDVNVSVGTIFSLHRKRSAGRRGAEEDCLQPGARQVGAGYVIYGSSTMLVYTTGLGVHGFTLDPTVGEFILSHPDIKMPSRCTIYSVNEGNAAYWDAGTRAYVESIKAVDRATGRPYSLRYIGSLVSDFHRNLLKGGIFLYPADHRDPKRPSGKLRLLFEAAPMAFIAEQAGGAATTGTERIMDIEPTHLHQRVPLIVGPKEEVARYEEMVKQANR
- a CDS encoding helix-turn-helix domain-containing protein — encoded protein: MKPFREQNFYELLEVAPDASYEQLARAYATVKRTFSHNSLGAHSLFDANERSELLKRLDEAWHTLSNPEQRARYDREVLGLTPAFLTFGDERHGSARPPQPPAPPLALSEVTGATLRARRESIGVPLQEIARNTRISIAYLQFIEEDHVKGLPHDAYLRGYLTQYAKALGLDPNVVAEGYLQHAKTLRGHKG
- a CDS encoding AAA family ATPase, with the translated sequence MPGPDENGRLVENEIWAIGGGKGGTGKTFLAASLAIGLARLGKRVIAIDADLGCANLHTALGADPPSATLSDFVKGRVKHLADVLVDTSLPTLRLISGAHDFLEIANPRYTEKMKMIRQMQELDVDYILLDLGAGTSFNCLDFFLAADRGILTVIPEPTSIENVYRFIKSSFYRRFKRAVRNPEIKALVASAMDQKNERGIRTPHDLITGVEAIDPEVGGRLRKTMAQFSPKLVVNQVRSQDDAALGLSMRSSCSKYFGIQVEYIGYIEYDDTVWRANKRKRPPVLEFPDASSSRGMERVLTNLLKGEQIALDLCVRG